In one window of Littorina saxatilis isolate snail1 linkage group LG11, US_GU_Lsax_2.0, whole genome shotgun sequence DNA:
- the LOC138979535 gene encoding uncharacterized protein, whose translation MLEDQINSQHSATDRESLLGQLSYILREMARIDMRQDGLNPGVPNLGYDAFTAGPTSAGFSTTDPFLSDVSGTAAKVTGSPGVSVGDVITTDGVSMPGVTSASSDSATHKMTSTSVPSAQEVTTAGSISSSQVVTLELTSSAGGAASESSGSTQAEEATTLSDLLVHELTSAPPQVVSETMTPAPASISPYVMEVDGKTNAATDVTEASTAQNSDVSTQLTKNEDTTVRVAIGNDSTPSSPYLAGNGTDQSTNVQSMTS comes from the coding sequence ATGCTAGAGGATCAGATCAACAGTCAGCACTCTGCCACTGACCGCGAATCTCTGCTCGGACAACTGTCCTATATTCTCCGCGAAATGGCCAGGATTGACATGCGACAGGATGGGCTTAACCCAGGTGTCCCAAACCTCGGCTATGACGCTTTCACTGCCGGTCCAACTTCTGCAGGGTTTTCTACGACTGATCCGTTCTTGTCTGACGTCAGCGGGACGGCTGCAAAAGTCACTGGCTCGCCTGGAGTTTCAGTTGGTGACGTCATAACAACCGATGGAGTGTCCATGCCCGGAGTGACGTCAGCGTCGTCAGACTCAGCAACTCATAAAATGACGTCGACGTCGGTTCCATCTGCGCAAGAGGTGACGACAGCTGGTTCGATTTCGTCATCTCAGGTTGTGACGCTAGAGTTGACGTCATCAGCGGGAGGTGCAGCATCAGAGTCGTCAGGGAGTACGCAGGCAGAAGAAGCCACGACACTGTCGGATTTGCTTGTACACGAATTGACGTCAGCCCCGCCACAGGTCGTTTCTGAAACTATGACGCCAGCCCCTGCTTCAATCTCTCCCTACGTGATGGAGGTTGACGGCAAAACAAACGCAGCCACTGACGTCACTGAAGCAAGCACGGCACAGAATAGTGACGTCAGCACACAACTTACAAAAAATGAAGACACGACGGTACGGGTTGCTATTGGCAACGACAGTACTCCCAGCTCTCCCTATCTCGCTGGCAACGGTACTGACCAGTCAACAAATGTCCAGAGTATGACCTCCTGA
- the LOC138980260 gene encoding dentin sialophosphoprotein-like, producing the protein MDNKVLLLILLLFTRKGMLLKAVHLFVLRKKVIVENFIFVCAEDTVRGLSFLRNWRLQRARQQRRLHKAREQQVQRMRHILRTIISKGGNNGQRLSSLVNMLEVLQGLRGFRILSSDLTSAGPAPKDTQQSPGLSPQSEQPSVVPSSNSPSSSNSTGTSNQAAVSPAQSKGSTNKSLRGPSANDMRRKNLRMRLNRLFGSFVDPYFDDSTEHAGGLSRRRRSVKQESPNSRWKRAVNQQLGSTHSEVDALTRRLLLGQLTDPDMNTLLRLKRDAFGRGGRESSERSRYAMPAFATGGSFGADQGFGLAMPGLASSQTQGSRQNDLKKASTPNLSSRTAIDHDEIENDSRGRPGLNFGQGIDLDRNIDTENVRRAPAAVGLTAAETPDSVDIDKSNVVIGKDMGEVLTNEQRDNVGSHEAVPDSIDVDRADDDRLAYRELEDIVDDIADELIDDEASFDSDDRTDEPSACETSDKDSDDVDSRDIEDLFDEIDDLFSLDADLRILGKGSTDSRINSVDDSKDVNVDDLDATLSADIDEGDDDESKDDLSDDDKSLTSIEDLFEDNDDNSLASIEDLFEDSDDKSLASIDLFEDSNDKSLTSIEDLFEDSDDKSLTSIQDLFEDSDDKSLTSIQDLFEDSDDKRLTSIEDLFKDSNDKSLTSIEDFFEESDDKSLTSIEDLFEDSNEPNSAVKDTVEGPDSLSSEISLDADRPSTHSVHDDKTVDVDDIDSAEIPDEPDADQSISRDLDRQGTEDADFPDSLDGDKPDSADTETPDSRDIDTPDGPDKPDSQSKERPGSDKSDSLDIDTPDRLDKSDSLDIDTPDSLDQSDSLDIDTPDSPDKPDGPEFDKPDSPDKPDSPDTDTPDRPDKPNSPDTDTPDSPDKPDSPATDTSNRQVSLDRDTPDSPDKPDSPATDTSNRQVSLDRDTPDSPDKPDSPATDTSNRQVSLDRDTPDSPDKPDSPDRDTPDRRDRGRSDQPDRNRDQPARPKNDLPDRPDRDRPDRPGRDRSNRQDRDREPDRSDREQPDRSSRDRPDRDRPDRTDATETDRTDPTETNRTDLIGRDLTGQIKTASTDQIREVAPDSENRLHKTEGCEPAQHTPICTATLAP; encoded by the exons atggacaataaagtgttgttattgatattgttattgtttacaCGAAAAGGAATGTTGCTTAAAGCtgtacatttgtttgttttgcgaaaaaaagttattgtagaaaattttatttttgtgtgtgcagaagaTACTGTTCGGGGGTTGTCCTTCCTTCGTAACTGGCGTTTACAGCGCGCCAGACAACAACGCCGACTCCACAAAG CCCGGGAGCAGCAGGTGCAGAGAATGCGTCACATCCTGCGCACCATCATCTCTAAGGGGGGCAACAACGGTCAACGACTCTCATCCCTCGTCAACATGCTTGAAGTGCTGCAAGGCCTCCGCGGATTCAGAATTCTCTCCAGCGATCTTACAAGCGCTGGTCCAGCTCCCAAAGACACCCAGCAATCTCCCGGCCTCTCCCCACAATCCGAACAGCCATCTGTCGTCCCAAGTTCAAACAGCCCTTCTTCCTCCAACTCCACTGGCACCTCAAACCAGGCTGCGGTTAGCCCTGCGCAAAGTAAAGGCTCAACAAACAAGTCGCTACGAGGACCTTCTGCCAACGACATGAGAAGGAAGAACCTGAGGATGAGGTTGAACAGACTCTTCGGCAGCTTCGTCGACCCTTACTTTGACGACAGCACTGAGCACGCTGGGGGCTTGTCGAGAAGAAGGCGTAGTGTGAAGCAAGAGTCCCCTAACTCTCGCTGGAAGAGAGCCGTCAATCAACAGCTAGGCTCCACCCATTCAGAAGTCGATGCTCTGACGCGGCGTCTTCTTCTCGGCCAGCTGACAGACCCTGACATGAACACGCTGCTGAGGTTGAAGCGAGATGCTTTCGgcagaggagggagggagtcttcagaGAGGAGTCGCTACGCTATGCCAGCCTTCGCAACAGGGGGCAGCTTTGGTGCCGATCAAGGGTTTGGACTGGCGATGCCCGGACTTGCAAGCAGTCAGACGCAAGGGTCTCGTCAGAACGACTTGAAGAAAGCCTCAACTCCTAACCTATCTTCCCGCACTGCTATTGACCACGACGAAATCGAAAACGACAGCAGAGGCAGACCTGGACTCAATTTTGGACAAGGCATCGACTTGGATCGGAATATCGATACTGAAAATGTCAGAAGAGCCCCAGCCGCCGTGGGTTTAACAGCCGCAGAGACACCTGACAGCGTCGACATAGATAAAAGTAATGTTGTCATTGGAAAGGACATGGGAGAAGTACTCACAAACGAACAAAGAGATAATGTAGGCAGTCACGAAGCAGTTCCGGATTCAATAGATGTGGATAGAGCGGACGATGACAGACTCGCATATAGGGAACTGGAAGACATAGTCGATGATATCGCAGACGAGTTGATCGACGACGAGGCTAGCTTTGACAGTGATGACAGAACAGACGAACCGTCCGCATGCGAAACCTCTGACAAGGATTCGGACGATGTTGACTCAAGAGACATCGAAGATCTTTTCGACGAAATCGATGACTTGTTTTCGCTTGATGCAGACCTACGGATTCTCGGCAAAGGCAGCACAGACTCGAGAATTAACTCTGTTGATGATTCAAAGGATGTCAACGTGGATGACCTCGACGCTACTCTTTCTGCAGACATAGATGAGGGAGACGATGATGAAAGTAAAGACGATCTGTCTGATGACGACAAAAGCCTTACGTCCATAGAAGACCTTTTTGaagacaacgacgacaacagcCTTGCGTCCATAGAAGACCTTTTTGAAGACAGCGACGACAAAAGCCTTGCTTCTATAGACCTTTTTGAAGACAGCAACGACAAAAGCCTTACGTCCATTGAAGACCTTTTTGAAGACAGCGACGACAAAAGCCTTACGTCCATACAAGACCTTTTTGAAGACAGCGACGACAAAAGCCTTACGTCCATACAAGACCTTTTTGAAGACAGCGACGACAAAAGGCTTACGTCAATAGAAGACCTTTTTAAAGACAGCAACGACAAAAGCCTTACGTCCATAGAAGACTTTTTTGAAGAAAGCGACGACAAAAGCCTTACGTCCATAGAAGACCTTTTCGAAGACAGCAACGAACCCAACTCAGCAGTAAAAGACACTGTAGAGGGACCTGACTCACTGTCCTCAGAGATAAGCTTGGACGCAGACAGGCCTTCAACCCACAGCGTACATGATGACAAAACTGTAGATGTTGACGACATCGACAGCGCAGAAATTCCCGATGAACCCGACGCAGATCAATCAATTTCACGGGATCTCGACCGACAAGGGACTGAGGACGCTGATTTTCCGGATAGTCTTGATGGAGATAAACCAGACAGTGCTGATACAGAAACGCCTGACAGTCGTGACATTGACACGCCAGACGGTCCAGATAAACCAGATagtcaaagcaaagaaagacCCGGCTCTGATAAATCAGATAGTCTTGACATAGACACGCCAGATAGACTTGATAAATCAGATAGTCTTGACATAGACACGCCAGATAGTCTTGATCAATCAGATAGTCTTGACATAGACACGCCAGATAGTCCTGATAAACCAGATGGTCCTGAGTTTGACAAACCTGACAGCCCTGATAAACCAGATAGtcctgacacagacacaccggATAGACCAGATAAACCAAATAGTCCTGACACAGACACGCCAGATAGTCCTGATAAACCAGATAGCCCTGCCACCGACACGTCAAATAGACAAGTTAGCCTTGACAGAGACACGCCAGATAGTCCTGATAAACCAGATAGCCCTGCCACCGACACGTCAAATAGACAAGTTAGCCTTGACAGAGACACGCCAGATAGTCCTGATAAACCAGATAGCCCTGCCACCGACACGTCAAATAGACAAGTTAGCCTTGACAGAGACACGCCAGATAGTCCTGATAAACCAGATAGCCCTGACAGAGACACGCCAGATAGACGAGACAGAGGTCGATCTGACCAACCAGATAGGAACCGAGACCAGCCTGCTAGGCCAAAAAATGACCTACCCGATAGACCAGATAGAGATCGGCCCGACAGACCGGGTAGAGACCGATCTAACAGACAAGATAGGGATAGAGAACCTGATAGGTCCGACAGGGAACAACCGGACAGATCGAGCAGAGACCGACCGGACAGAGACCGACCGGACAGGACAGACGCGACAGAGACCGACCGGACAGACCCGACAGAGACCAACCGGACAGACCTGATAGGGAGAGACCTGACAGGCCAGATAAAGACCGCCTCGACGGATCAGATTCGCGAGGTCGCCCCGGACAGCGAAAACCGTCTTCACAAAACAGAGGGTTGCGAGCCAGCCCAGCACACACCGATCTGCACAGCAACCCTCGCTCCCTGA
- the LOC138979536 gene encoding acidic leucine-rich nuclear phosphoprotein 32 family member E-like produces MGEVVEEGELGPIMEEVVEQVEGEEEDGELGPIMGEVVEQVEEGELGPIMGEVVEQVEEGELGPIMGEVVEQVGEEREEEATEEMQEDRAGTEGPEEEEEEE; encoded by the coding sequence ATGGGGGAGGTGGTGGAGGAGGGGGAATTGGGACCAATAATGGAGGAGGTAGTGGAACaggtggagggggaggaggaggatgggGAATTGGGACCAATAATGGGGGAGGTGGTGGAACAGGTGGAGGAGGGGGAATTGGGACCAATAATGGGGGAGGTGGTGGAACAGGTGGAGGAGGGGGAATTGGGACCAATAATGGGGGAGGTGGTGGAACAGGTGGGGGAGGAACGAGAGGAGGAGGCAACGGAGGAAATGCAGGAGGACAGGGCAGGAACGGAGGGgccggaggaggaggaggaagaagaatag